The Acidobacteriota bacterium DNA segment CCACACAGCTTAACATCAATATCATCAAGACAGGGGTCTTCTTTTTTAATAAATACTTCATGTTGTTCTCCTTTATTGACCCAGAAATCGGCTGTTAAAGATTGATACCTCAAAAAACGACCTATTTCAACCAAAGTTCCTTTTTTATCAATTAAAATCTATCGTTTTCTATCACTTAATTACGCCGTGTAAGTGTAGACAGAATGCAAAAAGTTGCAGAGAAAAATCCTCTGTCGTAAAAAAAATGCGACAGAGGATTTTATTTAAAAAAGATTTCGTTGGTTTGGGGATTCCGATTGCGATTTATACGGAAATCCGAAGTGCTCATAAACCGCCTTTGTCGCCACCCGTCCGCGCGGCGTTCGATCAAGAAAACCTTTCTGAATCAAATACGGTTCATAGATTTCCTCAATTGCATCCTTCTCTTCGTTGATTGCCGCAGATAACGTTCCTAACCCCACAGGCCCGCCATTGAATTTTTCTATGATGGTTCTAAGCAATTTACAATCGACCTCATCGAGTCCATAAATATCGACTTCCATCTGATCCAATGCAAGCGCCGCAACCTGCGCCGTAATAATTCCCTCAAATTTTACTTCAGCAATATCACGGACTCGGCGTAATAATCGATTGGCAATTCGCGGTGTACCTCTTGACCGTTTGGCAATCTCAACGGCACCTTCCGATTCAATGTGAACCTCCAACACCTCAGCCGAACGGGTGACAATCTCAACAATATCTTCGTCTGAATAAAAATTCAGATGCAGCGGAATCCCGAACCTGGCGCGCAGTGGTGCGGTCAATAATCCTGCTCGCGTGGTCGCCCCAACCAGGGTAAATTTAGGCAAATCAATTTTAATTGAGCGGGCAGACGGACCTTGTCCAATAATGATGTCGAGTTGGTAATCTTCCATCGCCGGATAAAGTATCTCTTCAATCGCCGGATTGAGCCGGTGAATCTCATCAATAAACAGGACATCGTTATCCGCTAGATTGGTTAAAATCGCCGCCAGATCACCGGCTTTTTCGATAACCGGCCCGGAGGTGCTTTTAATGTCGCTGCCCATCTCATTGGCAACGATATTGGCAAGCGTGGTTTTTCCGATTCCCGGTGCTCCATAAAGCAAAACGTGGTCGAGTGCCTGAGCGCGTTTGCGCGCGGCTTGAATAAAAATCCCTAAATTTTCTTTGGCTTTTTTCTGACCGATATATTCTCGCAGCCATTTCGGTCTGAGGCTTAATTCAATTTGCTGCTCGTCGCCACCATCCGAAAATCCTGAAACCAACCTTCCTTCGTTCAAGGTGTTCTCTTCTGTCATTATTTTTCTCCTAGATTCATTTATTGGGTTCGGAGTTTTCTATTGAACTTTATCACATCTTGTCGAAAGTAAAAATTATGTTAGAGTTCAAAAGAATGGCAATTACAAGGTACTGGCGTTCACGCTGGTGGGCGGAGACCCTCAAACCAAAAGCCCAACAAATTGCGGCACACCCGCGTGCCGAGGGGTTTGTTTTCTTCCTTGAACTTGCCGGCATCACCCTGTTTCCAATTCCCGTTGCGCTCATTCTGGTCGCCCTGGTGACCGCGGCTCCCCGCAAATGGTTTCGCTTTGCATTGAGTGCCAGCGTCGGCTCAATCATCGGTTCCATCATTCTCTATTTAATTGGCAGTCTATTTTTTCAATCCATCGGCGAAAAGCTGATTCATTTGTATGGCGCTTCTGAAAAATGGATGAGCCTAACCGATAAGTTTGATGGACATTTCGGTATCACTTTTATTTTGGTAGCCGGGATGACTACCGGATTTATGCGTATCGCCTGTATTGCCGCAGGGTTTTCGGGATTAAATCCAATTCTCTTTATTATGTTGCTCGCCATCAGTCGCTCGGTTCGTTTCGTTGCCGAATGCGGCTCGATTAAATATGTCGGTGATCGCGTGCAAACCTTTCCCAAACACTACTACAAATATGGCGTCATTGGCGTTGGGGTTTTGGTGCTGGTCACCCTCGCGATTCTCACCTTTATAAATTAATTTGCGGTCAAGCGATCAAATGAAATCCATCAATCATCAAAAAGCCGGTTTGGTAATTTCAGTTTCAAGGTGGAGCAGTAATGATTAATCGAGAAAACCGGAACGACTATTTATACGCAACTCGTGAAAACTCTTATGAACAACTTAATCTTTCTTCAAACCTTTCAATTCAGGAAAGAATAAAAAGTATTGGGCTAGACAAAATCACTTTTTACCTCGATCAATTTTTTCGCATACCGGGAACCAATATTCGATTCGGCTTAGACCCAATCATCGGATTTTTCTTCCCAATGGCAGGCGACACAGTGACGACATTGATGTCGATTTATATTGTGCTTCGTTCGATTCAATTCGGGTTGCCTAAAATCGTCATCGGGCGAATGATGTTCAACGTCGCATTGGATTATCTGGTTGGCAGTATTTCGATTTTTGGCGATCTTTTCGACTTTGGGTTCAAAGCCAATAGTAAAAACTTAAAACTGCTTGAACGCTTCGCCAAACCTGATGCGCGCGCCAACTGGACGGATTGGCTCTGGATGTTTATGCTCATTGGTCTTTTGGTAAGCGCGATTGCTTTCTGGTTGTGGTTCATCTTCTGGTTATTTCAATCTGTCAATAATTCTCTATACGGTTAATCTATGTGCGACACCTTAGTAGCTCTGCAAAACCACACGAACGATCATTCGGTATGGTTTGCCAAAAACAGTGACCGCGAACCCGGCGAAGCCCAAGCCATTGAACATCATCCGCAAACCAATCATGCGTCAACGCGAAAACTGCAATGCACTTATATTGAAATTCCCGCGGCTGAAAAAACCAACGAAGTTTTAATCTCTCGTCCGGTGTGGATGTGGGGCGCAGAATTTGGCGCTAATGAATACGGCGTCACCATCGGCAATGAAGCGGTGTGGACGAAAATCCCTACGGAAAAAATCGGTTTAACCGGAATGGATTTGTTGCGGCTGGCAATTGAGCGAACCGTTACGGCGCGCGAGGCATTGGAACTGATTACAGACTTCATTCAACGTTACAATCAAGGTGGGGCATGTGGCTTTCGCAATAAAAATTTTCGCTATCACAATTCATTCATCATTGCCGACCCGCAAGAGGCTTGGGTGCTGGAAACCGCCGGGAAATTTTGGGCAGCCGAAAAAGTCAAAGGAATTCGCACGATTTCCAATTGCCTGTCTATCGGCAAAGCATTTGATTTAATTGCCGATGGCGCGTTTTCTTATGCAAAACAGAAAGGCTGGTGTAAATCGACAGCCGATTTCGATTTTGCCAAATGTTTCGGCGACCCGATATATCGAAAACTATCCGGCGGGGTCGAACGAAGCAGTTGTACTTTTCGCAACCTGTCATCAGTTAATGGATTGCTGAGGCGCGAAGATTTTTTCGCAACCCTTCGCAATCATAATGGTCGCGCGCCGCAAAATGGCTGGCGAATGCGTATGCCTTGCGCTCACGCTTCGATACAACCGACTCGCCGCGCCGGACAAACCACGAGTTCAATCGTCAGTTGTCTGAACCCTTCTCAAAACCTACATTGGCTCACCGGAACATCATCTCCCTGTCTATCGGTTTTTAAACCAATGCGACTCAGACAAGGAATCATTCAAACCGGTAAACCGCCGCAAATTTCTTATGACACCGATAGCCTCTTCTGGCGACACGAACGGTTGCACCGTCTGGTTTTACGAGATTACGAAAATTTAAAACCGGTCTTCGATGACGCAAGATTGGCTCTGGAAGCCAGTTTCACGACATTACCCGCTCAAGCGTTTACGCCGGAAATATGCGCCAAAACCTGGCAACAGCATTTTGATAATCTTAATGATTGGATAAATCAAATTGAAAAGGCAGGAATAAAAAAGCAACGGCTTTCAATGTTTCAAAGATATTGGGCGCAACAGGAAAAATTGGACGGGATGCCTGCAACTTAACCCCACCCATCAAAATTCAAACGCAATAGGTGCGAGTATTTTTATACTTCAACCACTACCGGAAGAATCATGGGTCGCCGCCCGGTCTTCTTTTGGATAAATCGTTTCAAGGCAATGCGGGTTTTTTCTTTGATAATCGCCGGGTCTATGCGTTCTTCGTGACTTGCCGCCGTTACGGTCTCAACAATCAAATCTTTCAATTCCTCTAATAAGCTTTCCTCTTCAGCGGCATCAATGAACCCCCGCGTAACGATTTCGGGTTCAGATTCCATTTCGCTGGTCGAGGGGTTAATCGCGACAACCGGCACGACAATGCCGTCATAAGAAAGATGCCTGCGGTCGCGTACCACCAAATCATCCACTTCGCCGTATGATTCATCAATCAGCGTCCGACCGACAGGTTCTTGCGCGACAACCTTGGCGCTGGTTTCGTCAAGCGCCAACACATCTCCGTTTTCGATGATAATGATATTGCGCGGTTCAACGATTCCCAGTGTTTCAGCCCATTCTTTATGGCGATAAAGTTGACGATATTCGCCATGAATCGGAATTAAAAATTTCGGGCGGACGGCTGCAATCAAAATCTGCAAGTCTTCCTGACTGCCATGTCCTGAACAATGTACGCGGGCTTGCGAACTATCAATGACCTTTGCCCCGCGTTTATAACAATGTGAAATCAACCGCGAAATCGCCGCTTCGTTTCCGGGAATAATTCGCGAAGACAAAATCACCATATCATCCGGTTTGACCGCGATGTTTTTATGTTGGTCGGTTGCCATGCGCATCATTGCCGACATCGGATCAGCCTGACAACCGGCGGTTAATAACACAACCTGATCGTCATCCATTTGTCGCGCTTCGGCAGGTGAAATGAAAATGCCATCGGGAACATCCAATTGCCTGTAGCTGTCGGCAGTATCTACGTTCCGCAACATGCTTCGCCCCAGCAAACAAACCTGGCGTCCGGATTCCTGCGCTAAATCGAGAATAATTTGAATGCGATGAACCGATGTAGTGAAACAACTGACAATGATTCGTTTATCGGTTTCCGCAAAAATATTTTCCAGAGCCGGAATCACCGCTCGTTCCGATTGCGTTCTTCCGGGGCGTTCGGCATTGGTTGAATCGGCAAACAGCGCCAGCACACCGTTATCGCCATAGGTGGTGAGCCTTTTCAAATCGATGGTTTCACCGACGACCGGGGTATCATCAACTTTGAAATCACCTGAATGAATAATTACGCCTACCGGTGTAGTAATGGCAACCGCTGTGCAAGACGTCAGGCTGTGGGATACGTGAATCCATTCGATTTCAAAATTGCCAATCGAAATTTTTTCGCGGGGTTCGACTGCATGAACCGTGGTGTCATTAATCAACCCGTGTTCCACCAGTTTGTTTTCAAGCAAAGCCAGGGTAAAGTGTGTGCCATAAACCGGCACATCAATTTCTTTAAGTAAAAACGGAACCGCGCCGATATGGTCTTCGTGACCGTGGGTCAGGATAATCGCGGAAATTTCTTCGAGATAATTATCAATAAAGGTGAAGTCGGGAATGATGATGTCAACACCGGGAAGGTCTTCGTTTGGAAACGACATGCCGGCATCAATGATGATGATTTCGCTGTCGTAACGAACCGCCATCATGTTCATTCCAAAATGCCCTACCCCGCCAAGCGGAATGATTTCTAATTTACTGTCGCTCATAGGATTTTCGTTTTAATTATTGTGGAAAGGCTTTCCTAATCTTCTTTTATAACTCCGGGTTCTCAATACAGAGTCCAAGTATAGCAATCCTTATGAAGGGTTCCTAATCATTGTGGTGAATAATGCCTGGTACAGTCTCTCAAAATCTTTCAGCGATAAAGTTTCGGCTCGACGTTGCGGTTCAATGTCGGCTTCCTTTAAGGCGCTGAGAATTTCCGAATGAAAATGTAAAGTGGAAGCCGCCGACTTTAAATTATTCAAAATGGTTTTTCGCCGGTGAGCGAATGCCGCGCGAATCAGAGCAAAAAACCTGGCATTATCCTGAACCTCAACCGGAGGTTGTTTGCGAATCTTTAAGTGTAAGAGCGCCGACCAGACACCGGGAACCGGACGAAAGGATTGCGGAGATACCCGAAATAATTTTGTCGCCTCTGCATGATATTCGACAAAAACCGTAAGATAACCGTATTCCTTATTCCCCGGAGTCGCGGTGATACGGTCAACCACCTCTTCCTGTAACATCAAAGTCAAATCCGAAATTTCATTGCCGAGATTCAGCAATCGTTCGAGAATCGGTGTCGAGATGTAATAGGGCAAATTCGCAACCACCCGAACTCCAGGAAAATCTTTCTCATCCGCATTCAGTTTTTTCCATTCGTCAATCGCCTCTGAAATTAACTGCTGCCAGGCGATTTTCAAAGCATCGGCTGCCACCAATTTGAATCGTTCACCCCGGAATTGGGATTGCAGGATTTGAATGAAGCGTTGGTCGATTTCTACAGCTACGAGGTAGCCACAGGTTTTTAAAAGCAACCCGGTAATCGCGCCTTCTCCGGGGCCGATTTCGATAATAATATCGCGACGGGTCGCACCAACCTGTTCAACGATTCGTTGAGAGATACCGGCATCAACGAGAAAATTTTGCCCTAAACTTTTCTTCGCTTTAATCAACTATTTTTTCGACTCACTTCTTGAGATGAAATACGTTTTATTTAATTCGTAGGCTTCGTGCTCGCATATGCCGATGTGAACTGCAATTCCCGCATCCCGCAACTGCTGAATTCCCTTTCCTGAAACCCGTGCATCATTGTCAATGATGGCAATGAAGGCGCGAGCGATACCGGCGTTAATCAAAGCATCGGTGCAGGGCGGCGTTCGTCCCCAGTGGCAACAAGGTTCAAGGCTGCAATAGAGCGTCGCGCCTTTGGCAAGACTTCCGGCGTTATCGATGGCTACGATTTCGGCATGTTTTAAATTGGAGAATAAATGAAAACCTTCGCCAACAATTTCATCGCCGTTCACCAGCACTGCACCAACCATCGGGTTGGGAAACGCCAAACCTTCACCTTGTCGCGCCAGTTCAAGCGCTCGATTCATAAAAAATATATCTTTATCTGAAATAATATTTATATCTGTCATTTGAGAAATTTAAGTTTTGTATCGGACTTTTAAAGGTATTTCATAGCCTTGCAAAATCAGATTTTCGATTTTCAATGTCGCCGCCGCATGAAATTCCAACCCGTCATTTTCGCCTCGTTCAAGTTTTGCATATCCGGCAGCGGCAATCATTGCGGCATTATCAGTGGTTAAAATCGGGCTGGGATAATAGACCGGAATTTCCCGGACGGCTTTTTTGATTGCCGCTCTTAACGCGCTATTACAAGCCACTCCCCCAGCCATAATGACGGATTTCGGTTGGTGGCGACGAACGGCTTCCACAACTCTTGAAATCAAGGAGCGAACCACTTTGTCCTGAAAACTCGCGATTAAATCGAGCATTTGCGGGGTTACTTCATCAATTGATTGAACCGGCTTGATGGCATTTTCTTTTACATAACGAAGCACGGCGGTTTTTAATCCGCTGAAACTGAAATCAAGATGCGCAGTATGAAATCGCGGCAATGAGAAAACCAGTTCTGCGGCTTCAGGATTGCCGGATTTTGCCAGACGGTCAATCACCGGACCTCCCGGATAACCGAGTCCCAACAACTTCGCCACCTTATCATAAGCTTCGCCTGCTGCATCATCTCGGGTTCGACCGAGAACCGCGTATTGACCTTCACCTGGAATGTAGAAAAGCGTGGTGTGCCCGCCTGAGACAATCAGGGCAATTGCCGGATATGCGATTTTCGGGTTTTCAAAAATAACCGAATAGATATGGCCTTCGATGTGGTTGACCCCGACAATCGGCTTTTTCGCGACATACGCCAGCGATTTTGCATAACTGACGCCAACCAGTAAGGAACCGATTAAACCGGGCCCGCGGGTAACCGCGATACCATCAATTTCGCTTAACGAGACCTGCGATTCCCGAAGCGCTTCGGAAACCACATGCGAGATATTTTTCAGATGTTCGCGGGATGCCAATTCGGGAACCACCCCTCCAAATGGCGCATGAGTTTTAATCTGGGATGCGATGATATTCGATTTAATCGTTGTCCGGTTCTCGACGATTGCCGCGGCAGTTTCATCACAAGAACTCTCTATACCAAGAACTAACATTACCCTGTCATTGTACACACTGGGGCACTATCAGCAAAGAATGTTGACAACTTCCATCAACGTGTTATGGTTGAGTTCCTCATATTCAATTTAGCTGTTGGTGTCATTGTCAGGATAAATTTGGCTTTGCACTTCTACTTGTTTTATTTAAGGGGTGAACGACAATGAATACCAAAGAAGCAGACCTGAATGACATTCTCGCAAGGCTTGCCCGTTCAACCGCTATGTCGGAAGGTAAACAACGGGAAGCTTTAAAAGTAATCACCGAAACCGCTGCCAAAGCTCTGGAAGTTGATCGGGTCAATGTCTGGCTTTTTGATTCGTCCCGCACCAAAATTTCCTGTATCGAAGCCTATCAGGCAAGCAATCATCAACATACCCTCGGAGAGAAATTGCTGGCAAAAGATTACCCTATCTATTTTGAGGCGCTCAGGAATCTCCGTGTGATTAATGTGATTGATGCATTTAAAGATGACCGTACCAGGGAATTGAAAGAGACCTACCTGAAACAACATCAGGTTACTACGATGCTGGATGCGCCGATTTATATTGCGGGGGAAATGACCGGCGTGGTTTGCCATGAACACATTGGAAGAACCAGAGATTGGACCAGAGAAGAGATGAGTTTTGCCGGTTCGATTGCCGATTTGGTCTCCTTAACTCTCGAAACCGACAGGCGCATCCAGGCTGAACAACAGGCGCTGGTATTACAAGCCAAAATGCTGGAATCCCATCGCCTCGAAAGCCTGGGGTTATTAGCCAGCGGCGTCGCCCACGATTTCAATAACCTCTTACTCACCATCTCGACCAATGCAGAATTGATCAAACGAAATCTCTTCGATGCGGTTAAAATTCAATCCTATATTGCCGATATTGCGCTGGCATCCGAACGCGCTTCGGAATTATGTAATCAGTTATTGACCTTTTCAGGAAAAGCCGAAATCCATTTGGGGTCAGTTAATTTAACCGAGGTGGTTTTTGAAACCATTCGTTTGTTAAAAGTTTCGATTCCGAAAAACATCAAAATAGAAACGAGATTGGACAGACAGATTCCGGTCGTGAACGCCGATGCCATTCAAATTCGCCAGATAGTCTTAAATCTTTTAACCAATGCTTCGGAAGCGATAGGAGAAAACCCTGGAACCATCCGTATTCAAACCGGAACTGCATACTTTGATAAAGAGATTTTGGATGACGCCTATCACAATGGAAAAATTGACAGCGGGAAATATGTTTTTTTGGAGGTAGCTGATTCCGGTTGTGGAATGAACAGCGAAACCCAAAAGCTGATGTTGGAACCCTTCTTTACGACAAAACCAACGGGACGCGGTCTGGGGATGGCAGTTACGCTCGGCATTATTCGCAAACATAACGGTGCCATTAAAATTTCAAGTGATGTCGGAAAGGGTGCAACCATTCGCGTGCTTCTGCCCTTGAGTTAGACTTCGATTTCCTTCATGGTTAGACTTCCAGAGGAGGAAATCGTGAATCCAGAAGCAATGATTAAAACTATTGATAATCAAGAAATCTTATCCCGCATCGAAACGGCGTTAAACCATTCAACCGATGTTGCCCGCCAATTCATTAATCAAAAATTGAATGTCCAATATAAAAGCGATTGGGACCCGGTGACCGAGGCTGACCACGAAGTCAATGCCATCCTGAAGGAAATACTTTTAAAGGATAATGAAGGCTGGTTATCGGAAGAGACCACAGACGATTTATCCCGCTTAGAAAAAGAACAGGTTTGGATTGTCGACCCGATTGATGGGACGCGGGAATTTGTCGAAGGCATTCCCGAATGGGCAATCTCTGTCGCCTACGTCGTCAATGGCGTACCGGTTGCCGGAGGCATCAGTAATCCTGCCAGTGCAGAAATGATTATTGGGTCAAAAGCTACAGGAGTTTTTTATAACGGAAACCCGGCATCCATCAGCAACAGGCAGTCACTGGATGGAGCAATTATTCTCGGCAGTCGCAGCGAAGCCAAACGCGGCGAATGGGATCGCTTTGAAAATGCTATTTTCCAAGTCCGTCATGTCGGTTCAGTGGCGTATAAACTCGGACTGGTTGCCGCCGGTATCGGTGATGCAACCTGGACTCTG contains these protein-coding regions:
- a CDS encoding ribonuclease J yields the protein MSDSKLEIIPLGGVGHFGMNMMAVRYDSEIIIIDAGMSFPNEDLPGVDIIIPDFTFIDNYLEEISAIILTHGHEDHIGAVPFLLKEIDVPVYGTHFTLALLENKLVEHGLINDTTVHAVEPREKISIGNFEIEWIHVSHSLTSCTAVAITTPVGVIIHSGDFKVDDTPVVGETIDLKRLTTYGDNGVLALFADSTNAERPGRTQSERAVIPALENIFAETDKRIIVSCFTTSVHRIQIILDLAQESGRQVCLLGRSMLRNVDTADSYRQLDVPDGIFISPAEARQMDDDQVVLLTAGCQADPMSAMMRMATDQHKNIAVKPDDMVILSSRIIPGNEAAISRLISHCYKRGAKVIDSSQARVHCSGHGSQEDLQILIAAVRPKFLIPIHGEYRQLYRHKEWAETLGIVEPRNIIIIENGDVLALDETSAKVVAQEPVGRTLIDESYGEVDDLVVRDRRHLSYDGIVVPVVAINPSTSEMESEPEIVTRGFIDAAEEESLLEELKDLIVETVTAASHEERIDPAIIKEKTRIALKRFIQKKTGRRPMILPVVVEV
- the rsmA gene encoding 16S rRNA (adenine(1518)-N(6)/adenine(1519)-N(6))-dimethyltransferase RsmA, which gives rise to MIKAKKSLGQNFLVDAGISQRIVEQVGATRRDIIIEIGPGEGAITGLLLKTCGYLVAVEIDQRFIQILQSQFRGERFKLVAADALKIAWQQLISEAIDEWKKLNADEKDFPGVRVVANLPYYISTPILERLLNLGNEISDLTLMLQEEVVDRITATPGNKEYGYLTVFVEYHAEATKLFRVSPQSFRPVPGVWSALLHLKIRKQPPVEVQDNARFFALIRAAFAHRRKTILNNLKSAASTLHFHSEILSALKEADIEPQRRAETLSLKDFERLYQALFTTMIRNPS
- a CDS encoding DUF4112 domain-containing protein, which produces MINRENRNDYLYATRENSYEQLNLSSNLSIQERIKSIGLDKITFYLDQFFRIPGTNIRFGLDPIIGFFFPMAGDTVTTLMSIYIVLRSIQFGLPKIVIGRMMFNVALDYLVGSISIFGDLFDFGFKANSKNLKLLERFAKPDARANWTDWLWMFMLIGLLVSAIAFWLWFIFWLFQSVNNSLYG
- the ruvB gene encoding Holliday junction branch migration DNA helicase RuvB, with product MTEENTLNEGRLVSGFSDGGDEQQIELSLRPKWLREYIGQKKAKENLGIFIQAARKRAQALDHVLLYGAPGIGKTTLANIVANEMGSDIKSTSGPVIEKAGDLAAILTNLADNDVLFIDEIHRLNPAIEEILYPAMEDYQLDIIIGQGPSARSIKIDLPKFTLVGATTRAGLLTAPLRARFGIPLHLNFYSDEDIVEIVTRSAEVLEVHIESEGAVEIAKRSRGTPRIANRLLRRVRDIAEVKFEGIITAQVAALALDQMEVDIYGLDEVDCKLLRTIIEKFNGGPVGLGTLSAAINEEKDAIEEIYEPYLIQKGFLDRTPRGRVATKAVYEHFGFPYKSQSESPNQRNLF
- the tsaD gene encoding tRNA (adenosine(37)-N6)-threonylcarbamoyltransferase complex transferase subunit TsaD; this translates as MLVLGIESSCDETAAAIVENRTTIKSNIIASQIKTHAPFGGVVPELASREHLKNISHVVSEALRESQVSLSEIDGIAVTRGPGLIGSLLVGVSYAKSLAYVAKKPIVGVNHIEGHIYSVIFENPKIAYPAIALIVSGGHTTLFYIPGEGQYAVLGRTRDDAAGEAYDKVAKLLGLGYPGGPVIDRLAKSGNPEAAELVFSLPRFHTAHLDFSFSGLKTAVLRYVKENAIKPVQSIDEVTPQMLDLIASFQDKVVRSLISRVVEAVRRHQPKSVIMAGGVACNSALRAAIKKAVREIPVYYPSPILTTDNAAMIAAAGYAKLERGENDGLEFHAAATLKIENLILQGYEIPLKVRYKT
- a CDS encoding ATP-binding protein; translated protein: MNTKEADLNDILARLARSTAMSEGKQREALKVITETAAKALEVDRVNVWLFDSSRTKISCIEAYQASNHQHTLGEKLLAKDYPIYFEALRNLRVINVIDAFKDDRTRELKETYLKQHQVTTMLDAPIYIAGEMTGVVCHEHIGRTRDWTREEMSFAGSIADLVSLTLETDRRIQAEQQALVLQAKMLESHRLESLGLLASGVAHDFNNLLLTISTNAELIKRNLFDAVKIQSYIADIALASERASELCNQLLTFSGKAEIHLGSVNLTEVVFETIRLLKVSIPKNIKIETRLDRQIPVVNADAIQIRQIVLNLLTNASEAIGENPGTIRIQTGTAYFDKEILDDAYHNGKIDSGKYVFLEVADSGCGMNSETQKLMLEPFFTTKPTGRGLGMAVTLGIIRKHNGAIKISSDVGKGATIRVLLPLS
- the ribD gene encoding bifunctional diaminohydroxyphosphoribosylaminopyrimidine deaminase/5-amino-6-(5-phosphoribosylamino)uracil reductase RibD translates to MTDINIISDKDIFFMNRALELARQGEGLAFPNPMVGAVLVNGDEIVGEGFHLFSNLKHAEIVAIDNAGSLAKGATLYCSLEPCCHWGRTPPCTDALINAGIARAFIAIIDNDARVSGKGIQQLRDAGIAVHIGICEHEAYELNKTYFISRSESKK
- a CDS encoding 3'(2'),5'-bisphosphate nucleotidase CysQ produces the protein MNPEAMIKTIDNQEILSRIETALNHSTDVARQFINQKLNVQYKSDWDPVTEADHEVNAILKEILLKDNEGWLSEETTDDLSRLEKEQVWIVDPIDGTREFVEGIPEWAISVAYVVNGVPVAGGISNPASAEMIIGSKATGVFYNGNPASISNRQSLDGAIILGSRSEAKRGEWDRFENAIFQVRHVGSVAYKLGLVAAGIGDATWTLVPKHEWDVAAGVALIRAAGGFVRGLQSENIVFNSVSPKLTGLIAGPVTLKKAIEETLGLE
- a CDS encoding C69 family dipeptidase, with amino-acid sequence MCDTLVALQNHTNDHSVWFAKNSDREPGEAQAIEHHPQTNHASTRKLQCTYIEIPAAEKTNEVLISRPVWMWGAEFGANEYGVTIGNEAVWTKIPTEKIGLTGMDLLRLAIERTVTAREALELITDFIQRYNQGGACGFRNKNFRYHNSFIIADPQEAWVLETAGKFWAAEKVKGIRTISNCLSIGKAFDLIADGAFSYAKQKGWCKSTADFDFAKCFGDPIYRKLSGGVERSSCTFRNLSSVNGLLRREDFFATLRNHNGRAPQNGWRMRMPCAHASIQPTRRAGQTTSSIVSCLNPSQNLHWLTGTSSPCLSVFKPMRLRQGIIQTGKPPQISYDTDSLFWRHERLHRLVLRDYENLKPVFDDARLALEASFTTLPAQAFTPEICAKTWQQHFDNLNDWINQIEKAGIKKQRLSMFQRYWAQQEKLDGMPAT